CTTTGGAGAAGCTACGGTTCCTTTAAAGGAAATTCTAAAATTTCTACCTGGATGTATCGTGTAGCTTTAAACACAGCCATTACGCTTTTCAGAAAAAAAAGCAAAAGCCCGCTTACGAACGAACTAGATATTAATCACAAAGATTTTGTAGAGGATGACGATGAGAAACAGCAGCAAATTTCTCTTTTGTACACTGTGATTAAAACCCTTCCCAATATAGAGAGAGCCATCGTCATGATGTATCTGGATGATTTGCCTTATAAGGATATTGCAGAGAACCTCGGGATCACCGAAGTCAATGCGCGTGTGAAAATGAACAGATTAAAGAAAACCCTTAAAGAAAAGATGGAAAAACATGCCTGAATTTGATTTAGACAGCTTTAAGAAAACATGGCAAGAACAGCCTGTTCAAGAAAAATACGACAACACTGAGATTCTTCAGATGCTGAACAGAAAATCACGTAACTACGTTAAATATATTTTCTGGATCAGTGTTGTAGAGTTATTATTCTTTTCCGGAATAGGGTTATTTTACATCATAAAAGGTGATGAGTCTAATAGTTTTTTAAAACTTCTGGAGAGATTGGGAGCACAAAAAACCCCTGAAATCATTGCCAATTTTGACACCATTTATTTGGCTATAAAGGTTCTAAGTTTGCTCGTTACAGCCTATTTTGTCTTTAAATTCTATCAAAATTATCATAAGATAAAAATCGAGGAAAACTTAAAAGGTCTTATCACCCGTATCATTAAGTTTAAGAAAACTGTAAATGCTTTTATTTTAATAAGCATTGCCATATTACTTGTTTTTATTCTGACATTTACAGCATTTATTTTTTACGCACTGAATTCCCAAAACATAGAACCTAAAGGTTCAGACCTTATGATCGTTATTGCCATAATTATAGTTAGTACAGCATTATGTGTGTTGCTTATCTGGCTGTATTACAAACTTGTTTATGGAATCATCATCAGAAAACTGGATAAGAACTTAAAACAGTTGAAAGAAATAGATTCTCAGGAAATTTAATTCACCCATCCGTTCCAAGATAAAGATATAATTGTTAATTTTATTTTATCAAATCTTAATCTATGCCTTTATCTTACGTTCATGGAGCTTCTGATATTCCATTGTTGGGACAAACTATTGGAGCCAATCTAAAAAATACCGTAGAAAAATTTCCACATCAAGAAGCACTGATTTGTGTGCATCAAAATTACCGTGCCACTTATCAGGAATTTTATAATCAAACCACTGCTGTTGCAAAAGCTCTTATATTTTTGGGAGCAAAAGCTGGCGATAGAATCGGAATCTGGTCTACCAACCGTTACGAATGGGTTCTTTTACAATATGCCACAGCTAGAATCGGTGCTATTTTAGTGAATATAAATCCTGCATACAGAACCAGTGAGTTGATCTTTGTGATCAATCAGTCCGAAATGTCACACCTTTTCTCTTC
Above is a genomic segment from Chryseobacterium geocarposphaerae containing:
- a CDS encoding RNA polymerase sigma factor — protein: MGSKEKEFAQLIKDNQGLIIKVSRLYTNSLEDEEDLFQEIVLQLWRSYGSFKGNSKISTWMYRVALNTAITLFRKKSKSPLTNELDINHKDFVEDDDEKQQQISLLYTVIKTLPNIERAIVMMYLDDLPYKDIAENLGITEVNARVKMNRLKKTLKEKMEKHA
- a CDS encoding beta-carotene 15,15'-monooxygenase produces the protein MPEFDLDSFKKTWQEQPVQEKYDNTEILQMLNRKSRNYVKYIFWISVVELLFFSGIGLFYIIKGDESNSFLKLLERLGAQKTPEIIANFDTIYLAIKVLSLLVTAYFVFKFYQNYHKIKIEENLKGLITRIIKFKKTVNAFILISIAILLVFILTFTAFIFYALNSQNIEPKGSDLMIVIAIIIVSTALCVLLIWLYYKLVYGIIIRKLDKNLKQLKEIDSQEI